Proteins encoded in a region of the Corynebacterium genitalium ATCC 33030 genome:
- a CDS encoding NAD(P)-binding domain-containing protein, translating into MAEHHTAIVVGGGQSGLATAYYLRRFKVDFLILDNQEEPGGAWLHAWPSLTLFSAAGFSNLPGWSMPQYPGYPPASHVIDYLESYERRYDLPVRRPVHVRRVSHEGGMFYLDSTVGQFTAEHVVAATGTWSAPFVPHYPGTFRGRQWHSSNYPGPEPFRGAKVAVVGGANSGAQIAADLIGTSEVTWFTLEEPRWMPDDVDGRDLFLRSRRRILGGDSGPTLGDIVALPHLRELRDSGQLTATPIFDSLSELDHDHLIWCTGFRPALGPFRHLMRGREPAVQNLHLVGYGNWTGDGSATLMGVGPFAKHTAQVVAGRVDEARHQKF; encoded by the coding sequence TTGGCTGAGCATCACACGGCCATCGTCGTCGGTGGTGGCCAATCGGGTTTAGCCACGGCATACTACCTGCGGCGCTTCAAAGTGGACTTCTTGATCTTGGACAATCAAGAGGAACCCGGCGGAGCGTGGTTGCACGCGTGGCCGTCACTGACGCTTTTCTCCGCCGCGGGGTTCTCCAATCTGCCCGGCTGGTCTATGCCGCAGTACCCGGGGTACCCGCCGGCAAGCCATGTCATCGACTACCTCGAAAGCTACGAGCGGCGCTACGACCTCCCGGTTAGGCGCCCAGTGCACGTTCGCAGAGTGTCCCATGAGGGAGGGATGTTCTACCTAGATTCGACCGTCGGTCAATTCACAGCGGAGCACGTTGTCGCGGCCACAGGCACGTGGTCTGCGCCCTTCGTGCCCCACTATCCCGGCACCTTCCGCGGACGCCAGTGGCACTCGTCGAACTACCCCGGTCCCGAACCATTCCGCGGCGCGAAGGTCGCGGTGGTCGGTGGGGCGAACTCGGGTGCGCAGATTGCTGCGGACCTTATCGGGACGTCGGAGGTCACATGGTTCACACTTGAGGAGCCTCGCTGGATGCCTGATGATGTCGATGGCCGTGATCTTTTCTTACGCAGCCGCCGTCGGATTCTCGGCGGTGATTCCGGCCCGACCCTCGGGGATATTGTCGCGCTTCCTCATCTACGTGAGCTCCGCGATTCCGGCCAGCTCACCGCTACCCCCATCTTCGATAGCTTGAGCGAGCTCGACCACGACCACTTGATCTGGTGCACTGGTTTCCGTCCAGCCCTCGGCCCATTCCGCCACCTCATGCGTGGCCGCGAACCCGCGGTGCAGAATCTGCATCTCGTCGGTTACGGCAACTGGACCGGCGACGGCTCAGCAACGCTGATGGGTGTCGGGCCCTTTGCCAAACACACTGCCCAGGTAGTCGCGGGCCGTGTCGATGAAGCTCGGCACCAAAAGTTTTGA
- a CDS encoding helix-turn-helix domain-containing protein gives MSAPSTATLAPRFYTLQELTDLGLGSESTLRKAIKEGLLPFHRFGSGYRISQDDLDAYLMAARRPAPQLFDSFVDAVAEAAPRLTNDQRQQLVTVLGGAA, from the coding sequence ATGTCTGCACCAAGCACCGCCACGTTGGCACCGCGTTTTTACACGCTGCAGGAACTTACTGATCTTGGCCTCGGCTCCGAATCGACGTTGCGCAAGGCCATTAAAGAAGGTCTGCTGCCTTTCCACCGCTTCGGGTCGGGTTACCGCATTAGCCAAGACGATCTCGACGCCTATCTCATGGCCGCGCGTCGGCCGGCCCCTCAGCTGTTCGACAGCTTCGTCGATGCCGTTGCAGAAGCAGCGCCTCGCCTCACCAATGACCAGCGACAGCAGCTTGTCACGGTGCTGGGAGGTGCTGCTTAG
- a CDS encoding HigA family addiction module antitoxin, with product MEDFLKEMGITQHKLAVSIGVPPRRINEIVHGKRAVTADTALRLAKFFEMSPQFWLGLQTQYDLDVAEDKILAEIERIQPVHAVSA from the coding sequence ATGGAGGACTTTCTCAAGGAAATGGGGATCACCCAGCACAAGCTCGCCGTCTCCATCGGCGTTCCGCCCCGCCGGATCAACGAAATTGTTCACGGTAAGCGCGCTGTAACCGCGGACACTGCTCTTCGTCTAGCGAAGTTTTTCGAGATGAGCCCCCAGTTCTGGCTCGGGTTGCAGACCCAGTACGACCTGGATGTGGCAGAAGACAAAATCCTCGCCGAGATCGAGCGAATTCAGCCGGTTCACGCTGTCTCGGCGTAG
- the cmtR gene encoding Cd(II)/Pb(II)-sensing metalloregulatory transcriptional regulator CmtR: protein MLTIASRLDVMNRLGRAMADPTRSRILMTLLDGPSYPAVLSRDLDLTRSNVSNHLTCLRDCGIVVAEPEGRKTRYEIADPHLAAALDALVNATLAVDENAPCIDPECSVPGCGEKGADV from the coding sequence ATGCTGACTATTGCTTCACGCCTCGACGTCATGAACCGGCTCGGCCGGGCCATGGCGGATCCGACGCGTTCCAGAATCCTGATGACCCTACTTGACGGCCCGAGCTACCCGGCCGTGCTTTCGCGCGACCTGGACCTAACCCGCTCGAACGTCTCGAACCACCTGACCTGCCTGCGCGACTGCGGCATCGTCGTCGCCGAGCCAGAGGGCCGCAAGACCCGCTACGAAATCGCCGATCCGCACCTCGCGGCAGCGCTCGACGCGCTGGTGAACGCGACGTTGGCTGTCGATGAAAACGCCCCCTGCATCGACCCTGAGTGTTCCGTGCCCGGCTGCGGCGAGAAGGGAGCGGACGTATGA
- a CDS encoding NAD-dependent epimerase/dehydratase family protein — protein MNFLLLGGTGFLGGHIAFAAVERGHQVTCLARGNGKVPNGTEFVSSDRDRDGAYDEVAGKTWDTIVDLTSQPKHARDAAAKLQAKHRIFVSSSSVYEDQGSISSESDSVVAPLEIDYMENMGQYPAAKSACETTYRSTNRSVMVVRPGLIAGYGDETGRSGYYPWRFAHPTGENVIVPDPAFPVAMIDVKDLAGWIVESAEVGTFGTFNATGFATSLSDVFKISRELTASESTERPCSDELLLANDVTPWMGPKSLPLWVPGEQFRNIALLDCTAAYEAGLRIRPLKETLADALRFEEEQHGERLAGLSDEEEVVLRQRLEDGI, from the coding sequence ATGAACTTTTTGTTGCTCGGTGGTACCGGTTTCCTTGGAGGGCACATTGCGTTTGCAGCAGTCGAGCGAGGACATCAAGTTACTTGCCTCGCGCGGGGTAACGGGAAGGTTCCCAACGGAACCGAATTTGTGAGTTCAGACCGTGACCGTGACGGTGCGTACGATGAGGTTGCGGGGAAAACTTGGGACACCATTGTGGATCTGACGAGTCAGCCGAAGCATGCGCGGGATGCGGCGGCGAAACTCCAGGCCAAGCATCGTATATTTGTGTCTTCGAGCAGCGTATATGAGGATCAGGGAAGTATTTCTTCCGAGTCTGATTCTGTAGTCGCTCCGCTTGAAATTGACTACATGGAGAACATGGGGCAGTACCCAGCCGCAAAGTCTGCTTGCGAAACGACTTATCGAAGCACAAATCGGTCGGTAATGGTAGTTCGACCCGGTCTGATCGCCGGCTACGGCGACGAAACAGGGCGCAGTGGTTACTATCCGTGGCGCTTCGCGCATCCCACGGGTGAGAACGTGATCGTCCCAGACCCGGCGTTTCCCGTCGCTATGATCGATGTGAAAGACCTTGCAGGCTGGATAGTTGAGTCCGCAGAAGTCGGGACTTTCGGAACCTTTAATGCTACGGGGTTTGCTACTTCCTTGTCCGATGTGTTCAAGATTTCGCGGGAGTTAACCGCATCGGAGTCTACGGAGCGACCTTGCTCTGATGAACTGCTTCTCGCTAATGATGTAACCCCGTGGATGGGCCCAAAATCGTTGCCGTTGTGGGTACCAGGTGAACAGTTTCGCAACATCGCGCTACTCGATTGCACCGCAGCCTACGAAGCGGGCCTGCGGATTCGCCCGTTGAAAGAAACATTGGCGGATGCGCTGCGATTCGAAGAGGAACAACACGGTGAAAGACTTGCCGGGCTCAGCGATGAAGAAGAAGTCGTGCTTCGCCAGCGGTTAGAAGATGGTATTTAG
- a CDS encoding type II toxin-antitoxin system RelE/ParE family toxin, which translates to MIQSFADKDTERLWNRERVRSIDSRIHSVALRKLRQLGYAQTLDELRIPPGNRLEALKGDRRGQFSIRINDQWRICFRWSAAGPEEVEIVDYH; encoded by the coding sequence ATGATCCAGTCGTTCGCTGACAAGGACACTGAGCGTCTGTGGAATCGAGAGCGGGTTCGCTCGATCGATTCCCGCATTCACTCAGTAGCGCTGCGCAAGCTTCGCCAGCTTGGGTACGCGCAGACTCTTGATGAGTTACGGATTCCCCCGGGAAACCGGCTCGAGGCGTTAAAAGGTGATCGGCGGGGTCAGTTCAGCATACGAATCAACGACCAGTGGCGGATCTGTTTTCGGTGGTCCGCCGCGGGGCCAGAGGAGGTTGAGATCGTTGACTACCACTGA
- a CDS encoding heavy metal-responsive transcriptional regulator, giving the protein MWIGELAERAGTTAKTLRFYEEQGLLPPTERTPSGYRDYAPETVARIDFIHRGQAAGLTLAQIRQILDIRDGGHAPCEHVRDLLDVRLAEIEQQIAQLSVLRDTIADLSQDAAHPDPETCSTDQVCRYL; this is encoded by the coding sequence ATGTGGATCGGAGAACTCGCCGAGAGGGCGGGCACTACCGCGAAGACCCTTCGCTTCTACGAGGAACAGGGCCTTCTGCCCCCGACCGAGCGCACGCCGTCCGGATACCGCGACTACGCGCCCGAGACGGTCGCTCGGATCGACTTCATCCACCGCGGCCAGGCCGCGGGCCTCACCCTCGCCCAGATCCGCCAGATCCTCGACATCCGCGACGGCGGCCATGCGCCCTGCGAGCACGTGCGCGACCTGCTTGACGTGCGCCTCGCTGAGATCGAGCAGCAGATCGCGCAGCTCTCCGTGCTGCGCGACACTATCGCGGACCTTAGCCAGGACGCCGCGCACCCGGATCCTGAAACGTGCAGCACCGATCAAGTGTGTAGGTACTTGTAG
- a CDS encoding alkane 1-monooxygenase, translating to MDANVKILEKFATRVTPVLGCQPNRKGLVIGYPID from the coding sequence GTGGACGCCAACGTGAAGATTCTGGAGAAGTTCGCCACCCGCGTCACCCCCGTCTTGGGGTGCCAGCCAAACCGCAAAGGACTAGTCATCGGCTACCCCATCGACTAA
- the arfB gene encoding alternative ribosome rescue aminoacyl-tRNA hydrolase ArfB yields the protein MQDLTIAPSPGIPGGLVVAAADLTERFAKASGPGGQGVNTTDSKVQLSIDIAECASLSDAQRRRALRNLEHRLDGTVLTVSASTQRSQVRNRAEARERMATLLREALAPPPPPRRKTKPTRGSVRRRLEAKKRRSELKSTRRRPQIP from the coding sequence ATGCAGGACCTGACCATCGCGCCCAGCCCGGGGATCCCCGGCGGCCTCGTCGTCGCCGCCGCGGATCTGACGGAGCGGTTCGCGAAGGCGTCGGGCCCGGGCGGCCAGGGCGTCAACACGACGGACAGCAAAGTGCAGCTCTCCATCGATATCGCGGAATGCGCATCGCTTTCCGACGCCCAACGCCGCCGCGCCCTGCGCAACCTAGAACACCGCCTGGACGGCACGGTGCTCACCGTGAGCGCGTCGACGCAGCGGTCTCAGGTCCGCAACCGTGCTGAGGCGCGCGAGCGCATGGCCACCCTATTGCGGGAGGCGCTCGCCCCGCCGCCTCCCCCGCGGCGGAAGACGAAGCCGACGCGCGGCTCGGTGCGACGCCGTCTCGAAGCGAAAAAGCGGCGCTCGGAACTCAAGTCCACGCGACGGCGGCCCCAAATTCCCTAG
- a CDS encoding heavy metal translocating P-type ATPase yields MSSACGCEHEPATEIEELDRPWWKDPELLLPIFSGVALCVGLALGWSGLATPATVLFWVGLLLGAYTFAPDAIRNLVTKRKLGIGLLMTISAVGAVILGYVGEAAALAFLYSIAEALEDKAMDRAQGGLRALLKLVPQTATVLRDGTSVEVAAKDLAAGELMLVRPGERIATDGIIRSGRSSLDTSAITGESIPEEVAPGDEVPAGAINSAGVLEVQTTAAGTDNSLTTLVDLVEQAQAEKGDRARIADRIAQPLVPGVMILAVLVGVIGSLLGDPETWITRALVVLVAASPCALAISVPLTVVAAIGAASQFGVVIKSGAAFERLGGIRHLAVDKTGTLTRNQPEVTGVVPADRFDRAQVLTFAAAVEQQSTHPLAAAIAAAGPEAPAAQDISEEAGHGISGTVEGRRVLVGSPRWIDAGPLKADVERMESEGQTCVLVTVDDALAGAIGVRDELRPEVPEAVQTLRANDVEVSMLTGDNTRTARALAEIAGIDDVRAELRPEDKASIVAEFSSKTPTAMIGDGINDAPALAGATVGIAMGATGSDAAIESADVAFTGHDLRLIPQALQHARRGSRIINQNIVLSLAIIIVLMPLAISGVLGLAAVVLVHEVAEVIVILNGLRAARAKR; encoded by the coding sequence ATGAGCTCGGCGTGTGGATGCGAACACGAACCCGCCACGGAGATCGAAGAACTCGATCGGCCATGGTGGAAGGACCCCGAGTTGCTACTGCCGATCTTCTCCGGCGTAGCCCTCTGCGTAGGCCTGGCGCTGGGCTGGTCCGGGCTAGCGACACCCGCGACAGTACTGTTCTGGGTCGGCCTGCTGCTAGGGGCGTATACGTTCGCGCCCGACGCGATCCGAAACCTTGTCACGAAGCGCAAGCTCGGCATTGGTTTGCTGATGACCATCAGCGCGGTCGGCGCGGTAATCCTCGGTTACGTCGGAGAGGCCGCGGCGCTAGCGTTCCTGTACTCGATCGCCGAGGCGCTGGAAGACAAGGCGATGGACCGGGCGCAGGGCGGACTGCGGGCACTGTTGAAGTTGGTACCGCAGACCGCGACGGTGCTGCGCGACGGCACGTCGGTCGAGGTCGCAGCGAAGGACCTCGCGGCTGGCGAGCTTATGCTCGTGCGCCCCGGAGAGCGGATCGCCACGGACGGCATCATTCGGTCTGGGCGCTCCAGCCTTGACACCTCAGCGATCACCGGAGAATCCATTCCGGAGGAGGTTGCGCCCGGCGACGAGGTGCCCGCGGGAGCGATCAACTCCGCCGGTGTGCTGGAAGTCCAGACGACCGCAGCTGGAACGGACAACTCGCTGACCACACTCGTGGACCTGGTCGAGCAGGCGCAGGCGGAAAAGGGCGACCGCGCCCGGATCGCCGACCGGATTGCCCAACCCCTAGTGCCCGGGGTGATGATCCTGGCGGTGCTAGTCGGCGTGATCGGCTCGCTGCTGGGCGACCCCGAGACGTGGATCACCCGTGCGTTGGTGGTTCTGGTCGCAGCGTCGCCGTGCGCGCTGGCAATCTCCGTGCCGCTGACGGTCGTGGCCGCGATCGGCGCGGCCAGCCAGTTCGGCGTGGTCATCAAGTCTGGCGCGGCGTTCGAGCGGCTCGGCGGCATCCGTCACCTGGCGGTGGACAAGACCGGAACCCTCACCCGCAACCAGCCCGAGGTTACCGGCGTGGTCCCGGCAGACAGGTTTGATCGGGCGCAGGTGCTTACTTTCGCGGCGGCAGTTGAGCAGCAATCGACGCACCCCCTCGCCGCGGCGATCGCGGCAGCGGGGCCCGAAGCGCCCGCCGCCCAGGACATCAGCGAGGAAGCCGGGCACGGCATCAGCGGCACCGTCGAAGGCCGACGGGTGCTGGTGGGCAGCCCCCGGTGGATCGACGCCGGGCCACTGAAGGCAGACGTTGAGCGCATGGAGTCCGAAGGCCAGACCTGCGTCCTAGTCACCGTCGATGACGCTCTCGCCGGAGCGATCGGTGTCCGCGACGAGCTGCGTCCCGAGGTTCCCGAAGCCGTGCAGACCCTGCGCGCCAACGATGTGGAAGTGAGCATGCTCACCGGCGACAACACTCGCACCGCCCGGGCGCTGGCTGAAATCGCCGGAATCGACGACGTGCGCGCCGAGCTGCGCCCTGAGGACAAGGCAAGCATCGTCGCCGAATTTTCCTCCAAGACGCCGACGGCGATGATCGGCGACGGCATCAACGACGCGCCGGCACTGGCGGGCGCGACGGTGGGCATTGCGATGGGAGCAACCGGCTCTGACGCCGCGATCGAGTCCGCTGACGTCGCCTTCACTGGCCACGACCTCCGGCTGATCCCGCAGGCGCTGCAGCACGCCCGCCGAGGCAGCAGGATCATCAACCAGAACATCGTGCTGTCTCTGGCCATCATCATCGTGTTGATGCCACTGGCGATCAGCGGTGTGCTGGGCCTGGCCGCCGTCGTGTTGGTTCACGAAGTCGCTGAAGTCATCGTGATCTTGAACGGCCTGCGGGCTGCACGAGCGAAACGCTGA
- a CDS encoding peptide chain release factor I has translation MNDLTIAPGPGIPDGAVIAADLAERFAKSSTPGGQGVNTTDGKVQLSIDVAECASLTDAQRHRISRNLEHRLDGSVFTVTASTQRSVFRSWSSRLHLRHSLVPPGRSVRGSTIAPVLITSRDQRVHRRG, from the coding sequence ATGAACGACCTGACCATAGCGCCCGGCCCGGGGATCCCCGACGGTGCGGTCATCGCCGCCGATCTCGCGGAGCGTTTCGCGAAATCGTCGACTCCAGGCGGCCAGGGCGTCAACACGACGGACGGCAAAGTCCAGCTTTCCATCGATGTCGCCGAATGCGCATCGCTTACCGACGCCCAGCGTCACCGTATCTCGCGCAACCTCGAGCACCGCCTAGACGGCTCCGTCTTTACCGTGACTGCGTCGACTCAGCGGTCTGTGTTTCGCTCCTGGTCCTCTCGCTTGCACCTGCGACACAGCCTCGTGCCCCCGGGCCGTAGCGTTCGGGGGAGCACAATAGCCCCAGTCCTCATCACGTCCCGGGATCAAAGAGTTCATCGCAGAGGTTAA
- the cmtR gene encoding Cd(II)/Pb(II)-sensing metalloregulatory transcriptional regulator CmtR, with amino-acid sequence MLTIASRLDVMNRLGRAMADPTRSRILMTLLDGPSYPAVLSRDLGLTRSNVSNHLTCLRDCGIVVAEPEGRKTRYEIADPHLAAALNALVNATLAVDENAPCIDPECSVPGCGEKGEDA; translated from the coding sequence ATGCTGACTATTGCTTCACGCCTCGACGTCATGAACCGGCTCGGCCGGGCCATGGCGGATCCGACGCGTTCCAGAATCCTGATGACACTACTCGACGGCCCGAGCTACCCGGCCGTACTTTCGCGCGACCTGGGCCTGACCCGCTCAAACGTCTCGAACCACCTGACCTGCCTGCGTGACTGCGGCATCGTCGTTGCCGAGCCGGAGGGCCGCAAGACACGCTACGAAATCGCCGATCCGCACCTCGCGGCAGCGCTCAACGCGCTGGTGAACGCGACGTTGGCTGTCGACGAAAACGCCCCGTGCATCGACCCTGAGTGCTCGGTGCCCGGCTGCGGCGAGAAGGGAGAGGACGCATGA
- the merA gene encoding mercury(II) reductase, translating into MPTKYDLAIIGSGGGAFAAAIRASTLGKSVVMIERGTLGGTCVNTGCVPSKALIAAAGARHVAVDAATRFPGIATTADPVDMPALIAGKQALVESLRGEKYADVADSYGWQVLRGDASFVGTPDAPVLDVAGSDGSVETIEAHHYLVATGSRPWAPPIDGLEETGYLTSTTAMELTEVPESLLVLGGGYVALEQAQLFARLGSQVTLLVRSRLASKEEPEVSKALQEVFADEGIRVVSRAVPTRVSRGTGGEAVVTAALSGGSQEFRADQVLVALGRRPATDGLNLDAVGVNTGDSGEVVVSDRLQSSNPRVWAAGDVTGHPEFVYVAAHHGTLVAENAFADADRSVDYARLPRVTFTGPAIGAVGMTEKDVLAAGIRCDCRVLPLHHVPRALVNRDTRGFIKIVVNAETNEILGLTAVAKDAGELAAAGVHVLGRTVAEVANAWAPYLTMAEGIRIAAKAFTTDPSLLSCCA; encoded by the coding sequence ATGCCTACGAAGTACGATCTCGCCATCATCGGATCGGGAGGCGGCGCGTTCGCCGCTGCGATCCGCGCCAGCACGCTCGGGAAGTCGGTGGTGATGATCGAGCGCGGGACGCTCGGCGGCACCTGCGTGAACACTGGCTGCGTCCCGTCGAAGGCGCTCATTGCCGCGGCCGGCGCGCGGCACGTCGCGGTCGACGCCGCAACCCGGTTCCCCGGGATCGCGACGACGGCGGATCCCGTCGACATGCCCGCGCTGATCGCTGGGAAGCAAGCGTTGGTGGAGTCGCTGCGCGGCGAGAAGTACGCCGACGTCGCCGACTCCTACGGCTGGCAGGTCCTCCGCGGCGACGCCTCGTTCGTGGGCACCCCTGATGCGCCGGTTCTCGATGTTGCCGGATCCGACGGAAGCGTCGAGACCATCGAGGCCCACCACTACCTGGTCGCGACTGGTTCTCGCCCGTGGGCACCGCCGATCGACGGCCTGGAGGAGACCGGATACCTGACCTCGACCACGGCGATGGAGCTGACGGAGGTCCCCGAGTCGCTGCTGGTGCTCGGCGGCGGCTACGTCGCCCTGGAGCAGGCGCAGCTGTTCGCCCGCCTCGGCTCGCAGGTCACGCTGCTCGTGCGGTCCCGGCTCGCGTCGAAGGAGGAGCCGGAGGTGTCGAAGGCGCTCCAGGAGGTGTTCGCCGACGAGGGCATCCGCGTCGTCAGCCGCGCAGTGCCCACCCGGGTCTCCCGCGGCACGGGAGGCGAGGCCGTCGTGACCGCCGCCTTGTCCGGCGGCTCGCAGGAGTTCCGCGCCGACCAGGTCCTGGTCGCCCTCGGACGCCGTCCCGCCACCGATGGCCTGAACCTCGATGCGGTCGGGGTGAATACCGGAGACTCCGGCGAGGTGGTCGTCTCCGACCGGCTGCAGTCCTCGAACCCGCGGGTCTGGGCCGCGGGCGACGTGACCGGGCACCCCGAGTTCGTCTACGTCGCCGCCCACCACGGCACCCTCGTCGCCGAGAACGCGTTCGCCGACGCCGACCGGTCCGTCGACTACGCCCGCCTGCCGCGGGTGACGTTCACCGGGCCCGCGATCGGCGCGGTCGGGATGACCGAGAAGGACGTCCTCGCCGCGGGGATCCGCTGCGACTGCCGCGTCCTGCCCCTGCACCACGTGCCCCGCGCCTTGGTGAACCGCGACACCCGCGGGTTCATCAAGATCGTCGTGAACGCCGAGACGAACGAGATCCTCGGCCTGACCGCCGTCGCCAAGGACGCCGGGGAGCTCGCCGCCGCAGGCGTCCACGTGCTCGGCAGGACCGTCGCCGAGGTCGCCAACGCCTGGGCCCCCTACCTGACCATGGCCGAGGGCATCCGGATCGCCGCGAAGGCCTTCACCACCGACCCGTCGCTGCTGTCGTGCTGCGCATGA
- a CDS encoding heavy metal translocating P-type ATPase, with product MSSACGCEHEPAKEIEELDRPWWKDPELLLPIFSGVALCIGLALDWSGLETPATVLFWVGLLLGAYTFAPGAIRNLVMKRKLGIGLLMTISAVGAVILGFVGEAAALAFLYSIAEALEDKAMDRAQGGLRALLKLVPQTATVLRDGTAVEVAAKDLVAGELMLVRPGERIATDGIIRSGRSSLDTSAITGESIPEEVAPGDEVPAGAINSAGVLEVETTAAGTDNSLTTLVDLVEQAQAEKGDRARIADRIAQPLVPGVMILAVLVGVIGSLLGDPETWITRALVVLVAASPCALAISVPLTVVAAIGAASRFGVVIKSGAAFERLGGIRHLAVDKTGTLTRNQPEVTGVIPADGFDRAQVLAFAAAVEQQSTHPLAAAIAAAGPEAPTASDISEEAGRGISGTVEGRRVLVGSPRWIDAGPLKADVKRMESEGQTCVLVTVDDALAGAIGVRDELRPEVPEAVQALHANDVEVSMLTGDNTRTARALAEIAGIDDVRAELRPEDKASIVAELSSKTPTAMIGDGINDAPALAGATVGIAMGATGSDAAIESADVAFTGHDLRLIPQALQHARRGSRIINQNIVLSLAIIIVLMPLAISGVLGLAAVVLVHEVAEVIVILNGLRAAQAKR from the coding sequence ATGAGCTCGGCGTGTGGGTGCGAACACGAACCCGCCAAGGAGATCGAAGAGCTCGATCGGCCATGGTGGAAGGACCCCGAGTTGCTACTGCCAATCTTCTCCGGCGTAGCCCTCTGCATAGGCCTGGCGCTGGACTGGTCCGGGCTGGAGACACCCGCAACAGTACTGTTCTGGGTCGGCCTGCTGCTAGGGGCGTATACCTTCGCGCCCGGCGCAATACGGAACCTTGTCATGAAGCGCAAGCTCGGCATTGGCTTGCTGATGACGATCAGCGCGGTCGGCGCGGTGATCCTCGGCTTCGTCGGAGAGGCCGCGGCGCTAGCGTTCCTATACTCGATCGCCGAGGCACTGGAAGACAAGGCGATGGACCGGGCCCAGGGCGGACTGCGGGCACTGTTGAAGTTGGTACCGCAGACCGCGACGGTGCTACGCGACGGCACGGCGGTCGAAGTCGCAGCGAAGGACCTCGTGGCTGGCGAGCTGATGCTCGTGCGCCCCGGGGAGCGGATCGCCACGGACGGCATCATTCGGTCTGGGCGCTCCAGCCTTGACACCTCAGCGATCACCGGAGAATCCATTCCGGAGGAGGTCGCGCCCGGCGACGAGGTCCCCGCGGGAGCGATCAACTCCGCCGGTGTGCTGGAGGTCGAGACGACCGCAGCTGGAACGGACAACTCGCTGACCACACTCGTGGACCTGGTTGAGCAGGCGCAGGCGGAAAAGGGCGACCGCGCCCGGATCGCCGACCGGATTGCCCAACCCCTAGTGCCCGGGGTGATGATCCTGGCGGTGCTGGTCGGCGTGATCGGCTCGCTGCTGGGCGACCCCGAGACGTGGATCACCCGTGCGTTAGTGGTTCTGGTCGCAGCGTCGCCGTGCGCGCTGGCAATCTCCGTGCCGCTGACGGTCGTGGCCGCGATCGGCGCGGCCAGCCGGTTCGGAGTAGTCATCAAGTCCGGCGCGGCGTTCGAGCGGCTCGGCGGCATCCGTCACCTGGCGGTGGACAAGACCGGAACCCTCACCCGCAACCAGCCCGAGGTTACCGGCGTGATCCCGGCAGACGGATTCGATCGGGCGCAAGTGCTTGCCTTCGCGGCGGCAGTTGAGCAGCAATCCACGCACCCCCTCGCCGCGGCGATCGCGGCAGCGGGGCCCGAAGCGCCCACCGCCTCGGACATCAGCGAGGAAGCCGGACGCGGCATCAGCGGCACCGTCGAAGGCCGACGGGTGCTGGTGGGCAGCCCCCGATGGATCGACGCCGGGCCACTGAAAGCGGACGTTAAGCGCATGGAGTCCGAGGGCCAGACCTGCGTCCTGGTCACCGTCGATGACGCTCTCGCTGGGGCGATCGGGGTCCGCGACGAGTTGCGGCCCGAGGTGCCCGAAGCCGTGCAGGCCCTGCACGCCAACGACGTGGAAGTAAGCATGCTCACCGGTGACAACACTCGCACCGCCCGGGCGCTGGCTGAAATCGCCGGAATCGACGACGTGCGCGCCGAGCTGCGACCCGAGGACAAGGCGAGCATTGTCGCCGAACTCTCCTCCAAGACGCCGACGGCGATGATCGGCGACGGCATCAACGACGCGCCGGCACTGGCGGGCGCGACGGTGGGCATCGCGATGGGAGCGACCGGCTCTGACGCCGCGATCGAGTCCGCTGACGTCGCCTTCACCGGCCACGACCTCCGGCTGATCCCGCAAGCGCTGCAGCACGCCCGCCGAGGCAGCAGGATCATCAACCAAAACATCGTGCTGTCTCTGGCCATCATCATCGTGTTGATGCCGCTGGCGATCAGCGGCGTGCTGGGCCTGGCCGCCGTCGTGTTGGTTCACGAGGTCGCCGAAGTCATCGTGATTTTGAACGGCCTGCGGGCTGCGCAAGCGAAGCGCTGA